A window of the Zerene cesonia ecotype Mississippi chromosome 12, Zerene_cesonia_1.1, whole genome shotgun sequence genome harbors these coding sequences:
- the LOC119830952 gene encoding putative tRNA (cytidine(32)/guanosine(34)-2'-O)-methyltransferase: GAPDVTGLHDIDEYVQSQLLLAALNITTHVLKIGGVFVAKIFRGKDVTLLYSQLKQFFELVTVTKPKSSRNSSIEAFVVCQNYNPPPGYVPTMDNPLLDHKYCDFNQFTGVNRFIVPFNACGDLSAYDSDTSYPLLLEGQEHYEYREPVQSPINPPYKDVLDKMRNK, from the coding sequence GGAGCACCAGATGTTACTGGTCTTCACGACATTGATGAATATGTGCAGTCCCAATTACTGTTAGCTGCTCTGAATATAACCACACATGTACTGAAAATTGGTGGCGTTTTCGTAGCCAAAATATTCAGAGGAAAGGACGTAACACTCTTATATTCCcaattaaaacagttttttgaGTTAGTTACTGTTACCAAACCTAAGAGCTCTAGAAATTCAAGCATTGAGGCATTTGTAGTGTGTCAAAATTATAATCCTCCACCTGGCTATGTTCCTACTATGGATAATCCCCTATTAGACCACAAGTACTGTGATTTCAATCAGTTTACAGGTGTGAACAGATTTATAGTTCCATTTAATGCCTGTGGTGACCTCAGTGCTTATGACTCTGATACATCATATCCTCTACTGTTGGAAGGACAAGAGCATTATGAATATAGAGAACCAGTCCAAAGTCCTATAAATCCTCCATATAAAGATGTGCTGGataaaatgagaaataaataa
- the LOC119830651 gene encoding uncharacterized protein LOC119830651, translated as MGPYKMPTLQQFLKKKKIYDKKEPVWVYLEREMRENVDKKPYNEKVGAWLKFLKELKFFFYCEAKRKYKRLCVEVGPPWYYELSSSQREVLNDLKANIHQDLLEDLPRRTRKSLSDLGVTLKIPKPILMKAMTDSIEDPGVFIWNLYTAYYKKPPSILRPDYDMNAMILMSCLVFVDLEECVERLEKLTQAERLPTVTNEKKIPKNSQPNVRYGEYLQKCYVPCFSTHSKSKTDKDKPLPLGYKVRLRSVESYERLCLDNGFLEKRKERNKKEKQTERVCNYKFWEPPSTLRNKNPKMVAYANKLKMLKNKAKPKYKAPYKNVQYNVGGVAFTGGKPTYILNGVSLLPTGYIPINAGMVNVDGDFVTTICGYWKFPRVVVQKCDDTCDCITKWEDSVMEYLNKSKCTCGHLYDLYHEGKSKEKYFYPPTRHGKHWFDNAKIYQMDPMEDFIRDTFRDALMSQEPSREPSMPTIVPSGLKEKDLLAAFLAELSDTPLLIPHLPKANLLNNLQEWVRKRIKGKISPEDHKKLLLQSQRRWLDLKHMDFRARAYRIPFTLKQLEHMNWSHRHLIQKLFEVLLDDFVTRNRLKQLTQTRLWWSTTKYDVYPSKAFLDIYFTYMPGRMKDTFLINPYSSELTPKHGGKTCPLD; from the exons ATGGGTCCTTACAAAATGCCTACGTTGCAACAATTTCTTAAGAAAAAG aaaatatatgataaaaaagagCCTGTATGGGTTTATTTAGAAAGAGAAATGCGAGAAAATGTAGATAAAAAGCCATATAACGAAAAAGTAGGAGCTTGgcttaagtttttaaaagaattgaaGTTCTTTTTTTACTGTGAAg cAAAACGGAAGTATAAAAGGCTTTGTGTGGAAGTTGGACCGCCGTGGTATTATGAATTGTCAAGCAGCCAAAGGGaggttttaaatgatttaaaggCTAATATTCATCAAGATTTACTTGAAGATTTACCAAGAAGGACGAGAAAGTCATTGTCCGATTTAGGcgttactttaaaaataccaaaacCAATATTGATGAAGGCTATGACAGATTCCATTGAAGACCCTGGTGTGTTTATATGGAATTTATACACTGCTTACTACAAAAAACCACCCAGTATTTTGCGGCCAG ACTATGACATGAATGCGATGATTTTAATGTcttgtttagtttttgttgACTTAGAAGAATGTGTAGAAAGGTTGGAAAAATTAACGCAAGCTGAAAGGCTTCCAACTGTAACAAATGAGAAAA aaATACCGAAAAATTCACAACCAAATGTGCGGTATGgtgaatatttacaaaaatgctACGTGCCATGTTTCAGCACGCATTCTAAAAGTAAGACTGACAAAGACAAGCCCCTCCCCTTGGGCTATAAAGTGCGGCTACGAAGTGTAGAA AGTTATGAAAGACTGTGTTTGGATAATGGATTT CTTGAAAAAcgtaaagaaagaaataagaaagaaaagcaaaccgaaagagtatgtaattataaattttgggAACCCCCGAGCACTTTAC GTAACAAGAACCCTAAAATGGTAGCCTATGCTAATAAACTGaaaatgctaaaaaataaAGCCAAACCAAAATACAAAGCGCCATATAAGAACGTCCAATATAATGTTGGAGGTGTAGCGTTTACTGGCGGCAAACCCACCTATATTTTAAACG gtGTGTCTTTATTGCCTACGGGTTATATACCAATAAACGCTGGCATGGTGAATGTAGACGGTGATTTCGTCACCACCATTTGCGGCTACTGGAAGTTTCCACGTGTGGTTGTTCAAAAGTGTGACGATACATGTGACTGCATTACTAAATg gGAAGACTCTGTtatggaatatttaaataaatcgaaatgTACTTGCGGTCATCTCTATGATTTGTATCATGAAGGAAAATCTAAGGAGAAGTATTTTTACCCGCCCACGAGGCACGGAAAGCATTGGTTTGATAATGCGAAAATTTACCAAATGGATCCCATGGAAGATTTTATAAGAGATACTTTCCGAGATGCACTTATGTCTCAAGAGCCATCG CGTGAACCATCTATGCCAACCATAGTACCTTCAGGATTGAAGGAAAAGGATCTACTAGCA GCATTTTTGGCAGAACTATCAGATACTCCTTTATTGATTCCACATCTGCCCAAAGCAAATCTTCTTAATAATCTTCAAGAGTGGGTTAGGAAAAGGATTAAGGGCAAAATTTCACCCGAGGACCATA AAAAATTACTTCTACAATCACAACGCAGATGGCTTGATTTGAAGCATATGGATTTTAGAGCTAGAGCATATAGAATACCATTTACTCTAAAACAGTTAGAGCACATGAATTGGTCACATAGGCACCTTATACAAAAACTG tTTGAAGTACTCTTAGATGATTTTGTTACAAGAAAtagattaaaacaattaactcAAACCAGGCTTTGGTGGTCCACAACCAAATATGATGTATATCCGAGCAAAGCATTTtt agACATATATTTCACATACATGCCGGGGAGAATGAAAGATACTTTCCTGATCAATCCGTACAGCTCCGAACTGACACCAAAACATGGTGGTAAAACTTGTCCGCTTGATTGA
- the LOC119830664 gene encoding NADH dehydrogenase [ubiquinone] 1 alpha subcomplex subunit 6, with protein sequence MAARQAIQVGTKTVRPVLSLNEAEARSRVLSLYKAWYRQIPYIVKDYDIPKSEEQCRAKLKELFLKNKDVKDVRVIDLLVIKGQMELRETVNIWKQKGHVMVYFKPTEEPKPKDFLSKFFSGQE encoded by the exons ATGGCTGCAAGACAGGCTATTCAAGTTGGTACCAAAACCGTGAGGCCTGTGCTTTCTTTGAATGAAGCAGAAGCAAGATCAAGAGTATTAAGCCTTTACAAAGCTTGGTATCGACAAATTCCATACATTG TCAAGGATTACGATATACCCAAATCAGAAGAGCAATGCAGGGCCAAACTAAAAGAACTCtttcttaaaaacaaagaTGTTAAGGATGTTAGAGTTATCGATTTGCTTGTTATTAAG gGTCAAATGGAACTCAGAGAAACAGTGAATATTTGGAAACAAAAAGGCCATGTTATGGTTTACTTTAAACCTACCGAAGAACCTAAGCCAAAGGACTTCCTTTCAAAATTCTTTTCTGGCCAAGAATAG
- the LOC119830953 gene encoding NADH dehydrogenase [ubiquinone] 1 alpha subcomplex subunit 6-like: protein MADKIRAGCKCVKPLLSANFCEAHTRVIGLYKAYYRFIPHLLRLFDIPKNEEDCRWKLREQFYKNACVTDIRVIDMLVIKGYMNLKEMTNNWQQKGHLMSNWNPTAEPKPCDFVGKFLAGVD from the exons ATGGCCGATAAAATACGAGCTGGATGTAAATGTGTAAAACCACTTTTGTCTGCCAATTTCTGTGAGGCTCATACACGAGTAATCGGATTATATAAAGCATACTACCGTTTCATTCCTCATTTAC TTAGATTATTTGACATCCCCAAAAATGAAGAAGACTGCCGTTGGAAATTACGAgagcaattttataaaaatgcttgCGTTACGGACATTCGGGTAATCGATATGCTAGTTATAAAG ggttatatgaatttaaaagagATGACTAACAACTGGCAACAGAAAGGACATCTTATGAGTAATTGGAACCCAACAGCTGAACCAAAGCCGTGTGACTTTGTTGGAAAATTTTTAGCCGGCgttgattaa
- the LOC119830662 gene encoding calcium-binding protein E63-1 isoform X3, with product MATTSRSRKKQDDEKKKKKQSPVDDRPTVPAPSEAMLKNLRTAFGLLDRDSDGHVTPAELQFMLRNLGIEVSDDLIGELIKDASKTGNGLIDENDFMQWVTKIQALQGLDVSASGGDSEEEITRDLLAAFKVFDRDDNGYITRDELRTALEMIGEPVTDAQLNQVLALGDIDHDGRIDYEEFVKMLL from the exons ATGGCTACTACTTCCCGAAGTAGAAAAAAG CAAGACgatgaaaagaaaaagaagaagcaGTCGCCAGTGGACGACCGGCCCACCGTGCCCGCGCCGAGCGAAGCTATGCTCAAAA aTCTGCGAACAGCATTTGGTCTGTTGGACCGAGACAGCGATGGTCACGTGACTCCAGCTGAGCTGCAGTTTATGCTGCGTAACCTTGGCATCGAGGTCAGCGATGACCTTATAGGGGAACTTATTAAGGACGCGAGTAAAACTG GAAATGGTCTAATAGATGAGAATGATTTTATGCAATGGGTGACGAAAATACAAGCACTACAAGGATTAGATGTCAGCGCGAGTGGTGGCGATTCAGAAGAGGAGATAACGAGAGATTTGCTCGCAGCATTTAA GGTGTTCGACCGCGACGACAACGGGTACATAACCCGGGACGAGCTGCGGACGGCGCTCGAGATGATCGGCGAGCCCGTGACCGACGCGCAGCTCAACCAGGTGCTGGCGCTCGGCGACATCGACCATGACGGCCGGATTGACTATGAAG AGTTCGTCAAGATGCTATTGTAA